One segment of Ignavibacteria bacterium DNA contains the following:
- a CDS encoding RNA polymerase sigma factor — protein sequence MRRHLTEYSDTELYAMLRTDQREAAFSELYSRLSPNVFSYCMRVLGSRDRAYDVFQETFMRFFQSAERIEFLENVRAYALTICRNLCLNEKKRAQTQMVEFDDSMYNPGVSREADRSEMMKLITMAMELLPTDMREAFVLREYDGLSYNEISEMLNIKLDTAKVRVFRARQKIKEILEPYLNELSKD from the coding sequence ATGAGGAGACACCTCACTGAATATAGCGACACTGAACTCTATGCGATGCTTCGCACGGATCAACGCGAAGCAGCGTTCAGCGAACTGTATTCGAGACTGTCTCCAAATGTGTTCTCGTACTGTATGCGTGTGCTTGGAAGCAGAGACCGAGCATATGACGTGTTCCAAGAGACGTTCATGCGATTTTTCCAGAGCGCAGAACGGATCGAATTCTTGGAAAATGTGCGCGCCTATGCCCTAACGATCTGTCGCAACCTCTGTCTCAATGAGAAGAAACGTGCACAGACGCAGATGGTGGAATTCGACGATTCGATGTACAACCCTGGGGTATCCCGCGAGGCGGATCGTTCGGAAATGATGAAGCTCATCACGATGGCAATGGAGCTTCTCCCCACGGACATGCGCGAGGCCTTTGTCCTGCGTGAGTATGACGGCCTCTCCTACAACGAGATCAGCGAAATGTTGAACATCAAACTCGATACGGCCAAGGTACGTGTGTTTCGCGCGCGCCAGAAGATCAAGGAGATCCTTGAGCCCTACCTGAACGAACTTTCGAAAGACTGA
- a CDS encoding BrxA/BrxB family bacilliredoxin, whose product MIMAYDPMLVQPMREELTSLGITELRTAADVDAAMAKPGTTMVVVNSVCGCAAGGARPGVAMALKHATLPDNIVTVFAGQDTDATERARSFFTGVPPSSPSVAIMRDGELVAFMPRHHIEGRSPEMIAASLTSAFDELCTKASA is encoded by the coding sequence ATGATCATGGCCTATGACCCAATGCTCGTGCAGCCTATGCGCGAAGAACTCACATCGCTCGGGATCACTGAATTGCGCACTGCTGCTGACGTTGATGCAGCAATGGCAAAGCCGGGCACAACCATGGTCGTTGTGAATTCCGTATGCGGATGTGCAGCCGGCGGAGCACGGCCGGGCGTTGCTATGGCATTGAAGCACGCAACCTTGCCTGACAACATCGTAACGGTCTTTGCCGGCCAAGACACAGACGCCACTGAACGTGCGCGCTCATTCTTCACCGGTGTACCGCCGTCATCCCCTTCTGTTGCCATCATGCGTGATGGAGAGCTCGTGGCCTTCATGCCGCGACATCATATCGAAGGTCGTTCACCGGAGATGATCGCTGCATCGCTCACATCGGCATTCGATGAGCTTTGCACAAAAGCATCTGCGTGA
- a CDS encoding M48 family metallopeptidase codes for MTVEVHPTGSVIVRSPNRMPLYEIERFLKMRETWISERLQDVEAKRSVLPQRTQPNHIYHRGEVLEWGWKNADVIVPQHVTTTQAALRYVERWQRSEAETLFSKMITEHLPAIGVPGLRYQGLKLRKMKRRWGSCSSTGYITLNEHLIRVPDGCIRGVVVHELCHLVHLHHGAAFHHLVADVFPDHRLSDTLLDAWTSVLHAHADAFVQSSSNADVSDAAIISGERPSI; via the coding sequence ATGACGGTTGAGGTCCACCCCACCGGATCGGTCATTGTGCGTTCTCCGAACCGCATGCCCCTTTACGAGATCGAGCGGTTCCTGAAAATGCGGGAAACGTGGATCAGTGAAAGGCTGCAGGACGTAGAAGCCAAACGGTCCGTACTGCCGCAACGTACACAACCCAACCACATCTACCATCGGGGAGAGGTGCTGGAATGGGGCTGGAAAAACGCGGATGTCATTGTTCCGCAACATGTTACAACCACACAGGCTGCGTTGCGATATGTAGAACGCTGGCAACGATCAGAAGCCGAGACCCTCTTTTCAAAGATGATCACGGAACACTTGCCGGCAATAGGTGTGCCGGGACTGCGATATCAGGGTCTCAAACTCCGCAAAATGAAACGGAGATGGGGCTCCTGCTCCTCCACGGGATATATCACCCTGAACGAACACCTTATCCGCGTGCCCGACGGCTGTATCCGAGGCGTTGTGGTGCACGAACTCTGCCACCTGGTGCATTTGCACCACGGCGCTGCCTTCCACCATCTCGTGGCGGATGTGTTTCCGGACCATCGACTCAGTGATACGTTGTTAGATGCGTGGACGTCCGTCCTGCATGCTCACGCAGATGCTTTTGTGCAAAGCTCATCGAATGCCGATGTGAGCGATGCAGCGATCATCTCCGGTGAACGACCTTCGATATGA
- a CDS encoding tetratricopeptide repeat protein, with product MEFDYDDEHEEPNRQELDETLKRFRESVRSGNWQNGAPTAESLETIVHYCLETQAFDDALIFAKMWAEKAPYSTDAWHKLGIAHGSLGHWEEALEAYAQASRLDPVDIEITVNRGIALEQLGRLEEANRLIEDALSADPNNLDALFTKALILEKRERYDEAMRLFVYLAKQEQFQRDALFEIAICHEALEQFNEAIAIYDTLVDMEPYEPNAWFNKGVIHGKKGANRMALQCYDMATIIKPDFVNAWYNMGNTYATLGRVDESVNAYREAHRVDPTDIPVMHNLASSLEEGGKFQEAAEMFSKVIELEPQHSQALYGRGTCYDALEQFDKAVADYDAALKIEPEYADLWYAKADALFNLQRVNESLTAYRKALELQPEDVECWYDYSTSVLETGDVLEALRGFNECTRLMPEWAEGYYATAKTLCAAGQPLSAVPFLNKAFALDPSKRDDYEAEFPLIAGPLGMEYLNNVLKEHQNGE from the coding sequence ATGGAATTCGATTACGACGATGAACACGAAGAACCGAACCGCCAGGAGCTCGATGAGACCCTGAAGCGGTTCCGTGAGTCCGTTCGCAGTGGTAATTGGCAGAATGGCGCACCAACAGCAGAATCGCTGGAGACCATCGTTCACTATTGCCTCGAAACACAGGCATTTGACGATGCATTGATCTTTGCGAAGATGTGGGCCGAAAAAGCCCCCTACTCTACCGATGCATGGCACAAGTTGGGCATCGCCCACGGAAGCCTTGGACATTGGGAAGAGGCACTTGAGGCCTATGCACAAGCTTCCCGACTGGACCCGGTGGATATCGAGATCACGGTGAACCGCGGAATTGCTCTCGAACAGCTGGGAAGGCTCGAAGAAGCCAACCGCCTTATCGAAGACGCATTATCGGCCGACCCGAACAACCTTGACGCGCTCTTCACAAAGGCACTCATCCTTGAAAAGCGCGAGCGGTACGATGAGGCCATGCGGCTCTTTGTCTACCTAGCAAAACAGGAGCAATTCCAACGCGACGCGTTGTTTGAGATCGCTATCTGTCACGAAGCCCTGGAGCAGTTCAACGAGGCCATTGCTATCTATGACACCCTCGTCGACATGGAGCCCTATGAACCCAATGCGTGGTTCAATAAGGGTGTGATCCATGGAAAGAAGGGGGCTAATCGGATGGCGTTGCAGTGTTACGACATGGCAACGATCATCAAGCCCGACTTCGTGAACGCGTGGTACAACATGGGCAACACCTACGCCACGCTTGGTCGCGTCGATGAATCCGTGAACGCCTACCGCGAAGCGCATCGTGTGGATCCAACGGATATCCCGGTAATGCACAACCTTGCCTCTTCCCTGGAAGAAGGCGGGAAGTTCCAAGAAGCGGCAGAGATGTTTAGCAAGGTCATCGAGCTTGAACCCCAACACTCACAGGCCCTGTATGGAAGGGGCACCTGCTACGACGCGTTGGAACAGTTCGACAAAGCGGTGGCAGATTATGACGCTGCCTTAAAGATCGAGCCGGAGTATGCTGATCTCTGGTATGCAAAGGCAGACGCACTTTTCAATCTTCAGCGCGTGAACGAATCGCTTACTGCGTATCGGAAGGCGTTGGAGCTTCAGCCCGAAGACGTAGAGTGCTGGTATGATTACAGCACTAGCGTGCTGGAAACAGGTGATGTTCTCGAAGCACTTCGGGGTTTCAATGAGTGTACTCGCCTAATGCCCGAATGGGCTGAAGGGTATTACGCAACAGCCAAAACTCTGTGTGCGGCAGGCCAGCCCCTTTCCGCCGTCCCCTTTCTAAACAAGGCTTTTGCCCTTGATCCGTCAAAGCGTGACGACTACGAAGCGGAGTTTCCGCTCATCGCTGGTCCGCTCGGTATGGAATACCTCAATAATGTCCTCAAAGAACACCAAAACGGAGAATGA